Within Spinacia oleracea cultivar Varoflay chromosome 4, BTI_SOV_V1, whole genome shotgun sequence, the genomic segment AAAAGTAATTCTTGTGAGGAATCCCGATAAATAAAAACAGAATTCAAGAACAGAAAACAACAGAAAAAATATACATACAAAGAAGAGGGGACCTCAAACACAGGCACAATAGGTCGGATGGTATCCTTGTGAAATATCATGGTGACCAATGTTTTAAATGCTAAACTAGTTatatcacatagaaaacaaaTATAGGTCTAAACAAGGAAATGCAATCACCTAAATGCCAAACACAAGCAGATCGAACAGATACATCGAGCTATTTATCTAAATTTACTGTTTTCACGTATTTAATTGAGAAAAAATACCCTACCCGGTGAACCAAACAGTTGATAGATGGATGTCTCCGCAGAAGATTGTGGACTAGAGCTATTATAACCAGTGCCCCAGAAGGAGGGACTGCAAGAGAGAGTCTGCTCAACTTCTTTGTGAAAGCAGCAGCCAGATATGCAGGAAGAAGTGGCGATTTCAAACAGGAATCGAGTAGCTACATAAAAAAGTGCATTACACATAAGTGACAAATCAAAGGAAAATTCGTATTCTGAGGAAGACTACAAAATAAAGTTCCACAGAGTACCTAACCTCACCTCAAAGAATTTTGCACGGTGTTTTGCCATAAATATCGAAGGTATCAGTAGAGCATATAGCTTCTCATAGAAGTTGGGGTATTCCAACCCATACTTTGTCATAAGAATGAAAAGACCACTTAGAGCCATGACACTGACTACTCCACCGATGTCATAAGACTTGGTCAAAAAGTCACTGCAAACTCCGTGTAGGAAACTAAATCGTAAGCACAAGAATTTGGCGATGAGGGCAAAGAAAAGGGGGAAGAAATAGAGTATACTCACCATAACATGACAGGATTGGACAAATAAGGAATGACTCCCTGATGCAGAATAATAAGCACCTGAACATCATGGAAAGGTAAGATGAATGGGCAACCATGTCACGGATAATGAACACAGATAGAAATAAGGTAACACTGATAAGACCCAGTCTACATAAAGCATGAACTCTGTGAAGCCAAATTAGTGCTGATATCATGATATGTTGGGGTACCCTGAGAAATTATATCAGGGTTAATACCAAGTTTAAAACGGCCATAGCCCAGTTCAACAGGCATTGTGGAACAGTTCAAGTCAGTCCAACTGATATGATGAACTGAATGAATGGAACAGTCCACCCCACTCTGCACAAGGACTGGACCATATCTAACCCAAAACAACCTGGTACAGTCAAAACAGCACCAGGAGTAGAGTGGTTCAGCCTGTAGCCATCTCCATTCATTGGCTGATTGGCCTTTGAAATTTTGGATGACAAAGAATTAGAAACCCACCAGTTGTGTTTTTAATAATTTACACCCTAATATGTGATCTAAACGCCACAAATATGGCAACTCAACAGACATTTAGGAATTTAAGGCTTGAACTATTTATCATACCTATATCAGCTTCACAGAAAAGTCAAAATTTTGAGCATCTTCCTTTTGCACACACATCATCAGTACTACAAAATAAACTaccaaaaaagagagagaaaagatggCCTTACCTCCTTGTAGACTTCAAGAGGAAGTGGTAACCTAAGAAATGACATCCATGCCTTTGTAAATTTCGGTTTCATTCTTTTTGAGACTTTTCCCAAAGAAACATCCTGGAAGACATTAAAGGTTTATGAAAAAATATAAAGTCAAAACTTAGTGTTGAAGAATCCAGTAGCATACAATTAGCAAAATGACCACCTGTGCATAGAAACAGTATGCAACAAACTTCGAGCATAAATTGTATATTAAGGATTCTAGACCTAGTTATGGTAAAACCGAAATTTAAATATTTCTAGCTGCTAGGTATTCAGAAGATGGATGCAATTATTGTATAGATGGTGTGAAAGAAATTGCATGGACCATGTGACAGGGAAAAAAATTATATCGAACATGGAGAGAGGAGAAGGCCAAGCGTGCCAAGCATGATAGTGGGACTGGTAGGAGCACCAAATCAGCATACCACCTTCACAAAGTGAAGTAAATATTTGGAAGAAAATTGTTAAGCATATTAGGATAACACAGTTGATTTGATGTGCCACATAGCAAGACTAAGAAAATGTATCATTAGTTTTCTTGACATTTGACATTTTGTTATTTGTTGAAAGTACTCCGAGTATAAAACTACTCAATAGAATTCCGACGGAAAAAAGACAAGTATAGTGACTTATTTGACAGCACTACACTCCATCCAGATtagaaaattcaagaagaaaacAATGGATTAATACACAATTGCCTAGGGTAGATACAAAGAAAACGCCGTTAAGACAACCTAAATTGTGTGAGTTCATGTCTTTACCCTCCATTTACACTATTTCTGTTCCCAATTAACACTGGAATAGATTACAAACTGTCCATCAAATTGCACAGCAGAAAGAAAAGTCCAGACATCTGTGCTATCACGACAACTAAACAACCAGAACAAACACAAAGAAACTTTCCCATCAAAGGCAAGTTACTTTGCTGAATTATGAACTGCAAAACATAATTTCAAGAAATAGAAAGAAGCACTAACATTTTTCGTGGATTTCTCTCCTTTTTTCTGTTTATTTTCCCCTTCTGTATGCTCAGCATCCTCCTGCCCACTGCCTCCTTTAGATAAGAAGTCTAACCCATTGAaccaaaaatatcaaatttcagGTCACCAAGAGCGTTCGCAATCACAGGCTACTAATGAAAGTGGCAAGTAAGAATATAAGCTAAGAGAAAAGAATTTTGAAATTCTGGATTTGGCCCAACTCTGTTGTTTGGAAACCCATAGAAGTTGGAACTGGATTTTGCCCAAATCCAAGAtaataagaaaaaataaatcccTATTAGTGGATTTGAAATTCCAAGTCAAATGacatcatttcaattccttGCTTCATCCTCATCTtgccttctctctcctctctcaaaGCCAGAGAGCTTTCTCCTCCCCTAAGTTGGTCGCCTCCACCAGATCGCCACCACTCTCTCCCCTCTCCCTGCAATCAACTTTCTCCTTCACCCACCTCTATAACCGTCGTCTCCACCCTCACGATCAACGACCATAACCACCATTTCTCTCCACTAAGTTCTAAGACTCCACCgctgccaccaccaccaccacctcctccGACTCCTTATCTTGCTGCTCTACGACCTCCTTCAAGACTATCATCTACATAACCACCACAACCGCCACTTCACCACCATCGCAGGCAACCACAGATGAAGATATTAGCAAACGTTCTTCGTCGATGTTAGATCCAAAGTCGTCGTTCCTTCACTGCCGGTGCTACTGGCGGTTATGCATACCTAGTTTGATTGTTTGGTTTGATAATTAATTTTTATCTTGATTTTCAATTAAATCAGATCTTTTTCGTTATCAAAAAAGTAGCAATAGGATTTCGATCACTTTTGGTTAATTGTTATTggaaaaaattatgaaaataactATCCACATTTCCATTGTTTTTTgacaattatttttcaatttctaAATCCATACGAAAATTTATCAAATTGTAATTATTGGAGATTACTCTGCAACTATTATGGAACTTTCTTTGGCAGCATTGTTGTGGATTCAATTTTCCATATTTCTTTTACAAAGTAGAAATTAACAGTTCAAAAAAAATGTATTGAAATACCACTTACTTCCCGAACACTGTGGTGGAACTGAAATGCCGGAATTTAAATTATTGATGTTTGCCAAACACTTAATTTGGAATTCAATTTCAGAATTTCAAAGTTCACATTTCACATTTGAAATCCAGTATTTCAAATGAATTCCAAGTTACCAAACACTGCCTAGAGAAATTTCGAAGACAATGACATAGAGGAAAACTAATTTAAACATCATTCCCGTAAGAAGCTCTGGCGTCAGTGTGTCACAGACTCAGGCTCCTGATGGATGATAGAAGTTGCAAGTAAGGTTTACAGGAAGTTTTTATAGCATCCCTGCATTTTGGAAATGGAATCTCAGTCTAGTTTTGGCAATGAATTAAACAAAACTAGATTATTAAAAACATCTTTTAGGGACTATGCAAATAAATAAATCTGACTAACAGCGAAGAAAAAGAAGATTGGGAAATCATAGGGGGTGAAAACAAAGGAACTTGATGGACACCAGAAGCTAAGTAATCAAACAAGAAAGGGGTATCACCTGCACTCCACATCTCAATAGCAGCTTTCTCATCAACGTTTCCTAGAGGAGGAATATTAGATAAGATGAAGTGGATCTTCTTTATCGAGCACTCTAAGCTGTTACAGAGAAAATGGTAAAAAAAGATCAGAAAACTAACATATCTAACTTATGAATAAAGCATGTAGTCAATCTCGTCACAGGCTCACAAAGCAAGCTATAAGTAGGTTTGCATAACTGGTTTCAAAGCCTTGAATTTCAATACcagttttgatttactttttccGGCAATAATTATCGGGATTAACACAGATATTCTGCAATCTTCGAAGGAAGGGACACACTATGAAAATTTTCCCCTTTCCTTCCCAGGGAACACGGTCAAAACCAATACTGAACAAACTCTgcctatttttttctttttttccttactttgtgtgtgtgtgggggggTTGGGGGGGGGCGGGGGGGATGGGGTGTTTAATTAAAGAATGCATTTTTGGTTTGATAACCAACACAACTTACAGAAACATTTGAGAGGATATCACAAATCAACTGGAATTTTTTTAAATCATTGAAAATACCAGAGTACATAGTTGACTATAAATAAGAATCTTAAAAATGTGAAGGCAAATAATATAACGAAGTTAAACTAAATTATGCTTCTCCATATGCAAGTTTGTCACAAGCACCAAACCATAGGTGACAACCCAAAATAAAaaccaaatgaagaaaagtCCTGGACTAATCAGAGGCTTGGTCCATTTCCCCTATAATATCGAAATCTAGCAAGAGGGAGGCACCAGAAAAACTCTTGCCTACTGATGCAGAATGAGCGCAGGAAACTGCAGGACCAAACTATAAAGTCATAGTAATTAAAATCGAGACAAGAAACTAGGACCATCGGACAAGGATAACTTTCCAACCATGTGAAAGGGGAAGAACGATTTAAAAGATGAGTTAAGATCCAAAAGGACAAAATAGACTACTATTATAACAATATGACACACTTTCCGTGGTAAGTAAAGTGTTGCATATCCAATAACAAATGGATAAAACTAAACCAATAAAAGAAAGCTATGTAATGAGCTAAATAACAAAAAACATATAACTACTCATCTCAAATTCAGAAGATTTAAGGTGTAACTGCACTAGGTGATCAGAGTTACAACCACCTATCTGAAAGTCACGGGCTAAATGGCTAATGCTGTCAATATATTGTGATTAGCTACACGAGGTACAAGATACAAGAAATAACTTCTGCAGAAGTGAGAATTACAAACTAACCTTGCCTTTGAATCATCTCCACCTTTAATCACAACATTATCACCTAGAATAAATTAGGTAAAGTGTTTGAAAACTACATTGAAATTTAACAGACCATAGAGGATAAGATCAGTGGTTAACAAGAACACACATAAAGTGAGAAAATCAGGTACCTGAACTATTGTCTGACTCCAGTGATTTGCATAGTTTTTCAACAGTAATGAAGGTAAAGTAACTGCACCAAAATGTTCTAACGTAAATGGCAGAACCAAAAGGTCCAAAACCCATCATATAAATTCAAACAGTCTCCTGTAAAGTCATGATGCGTCTGTTCCTTCCCAATCTAAATACCACCTAACTGCCGTTTGGTGGGTGGTAATAAAGGGTAGTAATAATAATTCTTTTTGTATGTAATTTTGTGAAGAAAATCTCATATCCATAACCATGATAATAGTAGTCTATCCCCAAATACCTCTTTTCTTCAGCTATTGCCATTACCACGCGTCACCACTTTAGAGGTGGTTTTTGTGGTAACGGAAATTTATGGGGAAAAACATGTTTGGGGATGGGGTTCCATTGACATGGTAATGATTATGGggtttccttgcaaatttgttcAAATAAAAATTATCATTCCCGCAATTTATGACTGATTGCCAAACGGGACATAAATGGATTAAAAGTCTATGAATAACTCATAAAATAGGAATGGATAAATTGGGATACAATGTTATATTTTAGGCTTTCGGCCTTTGCTTCACTCAGACCATAAAAATtcacaaatatatatatatatatatatatatatatatatatatatatatatatatacatgcaatTTGAGAGACAACGGAATCGGAAAAAGGCCATACCGTACGTCAATGTACTTAAAGTACGTTGAAACTAAGGATTCTAGTAAGAATTCAACTTCCAAGGACGAATAAACCTGCCAGTTAAAGAGCATGTACATAACATTACAAGGAATCCTAAAAGCTGCAAATTCATTACATAAACAAGAAGCAAGATGAAAAAAACCAAAATTTCACAACAATGGTAATTAACTCACAATTGCCCGAATAAGGTCTTTGTATAAAGCAGAACAAAACTTTCCTCCATTTCCAAGCTTCACAAACTCCATTATAGTATCCAAAACAACCTCCTGACAAACAAAAACGGGAAAATCAACTTCTTGACGGAATTTAATTAGAAATATGTGAATAGCATCGACATTAAAAGCTAAACGAAATACAAATGAGAGACAATTCAGCTAAAATTGAAAGAAGAAAAATATTGAGTAGCTCAACTTTGAAAAGTACCAAAATTT encodes:
- the LOC110793323 gene encoding protein NUCLEOLAR COMPLEX ASSOCIATED 4, coding for MAPKRTATAAATTTKKKRDKRSLSELKTLGQQLLSSRAHINNLPLLLTYISPSSPPKYVVESILSLQSFFSPVLPSLPSSSKAAATNTADADADPELIYRTWLRSKFDELVKLLIVIAVSPQCEETVREVVLDTIMEFVKLGNGGKFCSALYKDLIRAIVYSSLEVEFLLESLVSTYFKYIDVRYFTFITVEKLCKSLESDNSSGDNVVIKGGDDSKASLECSIKKIHFILSNIPPLGNVDEKAAIEMWSADFLSKGGSGQEDAEHTEGENKQKKGEKSTKNDVSLGKVSKRMKPKFTKAWMSFLRLPLPLEVYKEVLIILHQGVIPYLSNPVMLCDFLTKSYDIGGVVSVMALSGLFILMTKYGLEYPNFYEKLYALLIPSIFMAKHRAKFFELLDSCLKSPLLPAYLAAAFTKKLSRLSLAVPPSGALVIIALVHNLLRRHPSINCLVHRESGKETNQDDKKSEQQCVSSDGNAGVASGVIRKKQGVDLFKNEASDPLMSNAMRSSLWEIDTLRHHYCPPVSRFVLSLENDLTVRAKTAEVMIGDFSSGSYATIFREEMRRRVKQVPLAFYKATPSSLFSESDFPGWTFNDDGSYEDAKEL